DNA from Streptomyces sp. NBC_01476:
ATGATCAGGATGCTGGTCCCGCTCAGCTGGTTGGAACCGCTGTAACTCGCCAGCGCGACAGTCGGCGCGAGCGCGATCAGGCCCAGGTACAGCGAGCCCGGCCAGGTGATCCGGTTGAGCACATGGCTCAGGTACTCCGCGGTGGGCCGGCCGGCCCGGATGCCGGGGATGAACCCGCCGTACTTCTTCATGTTGTCCGCGACGTCCTCGGCGTTGAACGAGATCGATACGTAGAAGAAGGCGAAGAACACGATCAGCAGGAAATAGGCCGCCACATAGTAAGGATGGTCGCCCTTGACGAAATTGCGTTCGATCCAGGTCTTCCAGCCGGAGGTGGAACTGGAGAACTGGGCGATGAGCGCCGGGATGTACAGCAGCGACGAGGCGAAGATGACCGGGATGACACCCGCCTGGTTGACTTTCAGCGGAATGTACGTGGAGGCGCCGCCGTACGACTTCCGCCCGATCACCCGCTTCGCGTACTGCACCGGAATGCGGCGCTGGGCCTGTTCCACGAAGACGACAAGCCCCACCATGACGAACCCGATCAGGACGACACTGCCGAGGTTCACCCAGCCGTCGGCCAGGGTGCCGCTCTGCTTGATCGACCAGAGCGCCCCCGGAAAACTGGCGGCGACGGAGATGAACACCAGCATCGACATGCCGTTCCCGATGCCGCGGTCGGTGATCAGCTCGCCCAGCCACATCACGCAGGTGGTGCCCGCGGCCAGCGTGATCACCATCGTGGCCGTGATGAAGACCGCGTGGTCCGGCACGATCTGGGAGCCCACCGGGCAGGTGCTGAACAAGGTGCCGCTGCGGACGGTCGCCACCAGGCCGGTGCCCTGCAGGATCGCGAGGGCGACGGTCAGATAACGGGTGTACTGGGTGATCTTCGAGGTGCCGGCCTGACCCTCCTTCTTCAGCGCCTCCAGCCGCGGGATGACCACGGTCAGCAGCTGAAGGATGATGCTGGCCGTGATGTACGGCAGAATGCCCAGCGCGAAGATCGTGATCTGCAGCAGTGCGCCGCCACTGAAAAGGTTCAGCAGGCCGAACAGGCTGCTGTTCCCGGACCGTGCCAGGTCGACGCACGTCTGGACGTTCTGGTAATCCACGCCGGGAATCGGGACGTGCGCCCCGATGCGGTACAGGACGATGATGCCGAGCGTGAAGAGCAGCTTCTTCCGCAAGTCGGGCGTCCTGAACGCCCGGGCGAACGCGGTGAGCACGGTGCCTCCTTCGCCCCCACGTCTGAGAAACCGCGACGCCGCGGTTGTTCGCCGAAGACCGGTGGCCGGCCGCTGACGTGGATGCGCTCCCCGAGCGTATTCAGCGCGGAGGGCACGTTCCAGGAATTTGATCTTACCGAATGATGACGACCGCAGAAGCAATTCCGAATCGGCGTGCCGCGGCCGAAAACTCCCGGGCCGCGGCACGGGTCAGGCTCCGGGGCGCCGAGTTGACAGGGTTTCACCGGGGCCTCGATGATGGGCCGCTTCGTCCGGGGGGTCCGGCCGTTCAGCATTCCGGTGGGGGAGACTCATGTTCGCCAGGTACGGCGTGGCAGCGGCGGGCGCGGCTGCCACGGTCATGATGGTCGGCGGTACCGCCTTCGCGGCCGGCGCGGACGCCCGCGCGGCGGCCGGCCCGGCCATCGGGGACTTCGTCGTCGCCCCAAGGGCGGTCTGCGACACCGGCACCGGCGCCGCGAAGGCGGCCATCACCGTCACGGACAAGGACGCTTCCGGGACCCCCGCGGACATCAGCGTACGGATCCGGCTGGCCAGCGGTTACGACAGCGGCGGGGATCTGGCCACCGCGCACGTCACCCACCCCACCGCCGCGGGCACGACCGTCAGGCTCCTGGTGGACTGGAAGCCGGGCTACCAGTGGAACGTCCGGGTCACGGCCGGCGACCTCAGCGACGCACTGACGAGCACGCTGCCGATCTCCGACGACACCCCGTGCGTGGTGCCCACGTCGGCCGGTCCGTCGGCGAGCGCCTCCACGAGCGCGGGGGCCGGCGGTTCCTCCTCCTCGTCCGCCACCCCCTCCGTCCCGCTGGACGCGCCGTCCACCGGCCCGGCCGCCGCTGTCTCACCCGTGGCGGCGTCCGGCGGGTCCGGCCTCGCCGAGACCGGCGGCGGCAGCGACACCGGGCTCATCGCGGGTGCGGCCGCCGTGGTCATCGCCGGGGGTTGCGGCACGCTGATCGCGGTGCGCCGTCGCACCTCGGCCCGCCACTGACGTCCGCCCCGGCTCCCTTGCTCCTCCGGCTGCCGTACGCCCGACTCGCGCGGGGGCCCGGTTCCGCCCGCCGGGGGTGACGGCCGGCGGGCGGTGACGACGACCGTGCCGGGCCCGGCCGGGTCACGAGGGCCCGTGGTGGGCCAGGCCCAGGGCCAGGACGGCCACCGCGGTGGAGAGGAACACGAGCCCGCCCACGATGTCCCGGGAGCCCACCCGCAGGTGGGCGGCGATCGCGCCGATGAAGTACAGGACGAGGCCGGAAGCGGCGAGGGTGCCCAGGAGCGGCACGGCGAGCCCGGCCGCAAGCCCCACGGTGCCCGCCGCGAGCAGCATGCCCAGCACCGGCACCCACTTCCGGGGCACGCCCTTCATGTCCGCCTGGGTCTTGGGGTATTCGTGGCCGATCAGGTAGGTGACAGCGGCGGCGCCGTTGAGGACCGCGCCGATGATGGTGACCGTGACGTAGGCGGCGAACACGATTTCTCCGTTTCCGTACGGGGATGGTGTGTGCTGGGCGCCTCCGTGGCGGCAGACGGCTCTCCCGCATGACAAAACGGCGGCCCGATCTGTGACACCGGGCCGGCGGCCGGACCGCCCGGTGGTCCCGAACCGACACCGTGCGGCCGGAGGCGGGGATGCGGTCGCCTCGTACGCCCGGGTCGGCCGGGGGTTGCGTACGGCCCCGCCCGAGTTCGCCCCCTGCGCCTGCCCACCTGCCCTGCCTGCTGCCTGCCTGCCTTCCTGCGTGCGCGGGCGAGCCCTATAGGCGCCCCGGCGCTGAGCCGGGTCCTCCGGCCGGAGGACCGGCCTTTCCGAGCCGGTCGAACGGTCCGCCCCTCCCATCGCGCAGTCGTCCCTTTCCGGTCCGCGCCGCGGAAGAGGGCGGCCCTTGACAGGTTTGGCTATTGCCCATAGCTTTTTGGCTAGAGGAATTAACCAGACCTGGAGGATGTCATGACCGAGTCGCTCGCCGTCGACGGCGGCACCATCGCTTACGAGGTGGCCGGGTCCGGCCCGCTGATCGTTCTCGCGCACGGTCTGGGCGACAGCCGTGCCGCTTACCGCGCCGTGATTCCGCCGCTGGTGGCGGCGGGTTACCGGGTCGCCGCGGTGGATCTGCGCGGCTGTGGCGAGTCGAGCGTGGGCTGGGCGGACTGGAGCCAGCGGGCCGTGGCAGGTGACCTGCTCGCGGTGATCCGGCACCTGGGCGGCCCGGCGGTGCTGGTCGGCAACTCGATCTCCGGCGGGGCCGCGACCATCGCCGCGGCACAGGAGCCCTCGCTGATCAGCGGGGTTGTCGAGCTGGCACCCTTCACCCGCAAGCAGTCGGTCGGCCTCGGCGTCCTGCGGGTCAGGCGCGTCCGGCAGGGCATGCTGCGGCTGGCCGGCGCGGGGGTGTTCGGCAGCGTACGGCTGTGGCGCTCGTACCTCGACGTGGCCTACCCCGGTGTGCGGCCCGCCGACTGGGACAATCGGCTCGGCCGCATCGACTCCCTGCTGCGCGAGCCGGGCCGGATGAAGGCCATGCGGGGCATGGTCCGCAGCTCCCCGGCCGACGCCGGTACGCGGCTCGGCCAGGTCCGCTGCCCGGTCCTGATCGTGATGGGCACGCTCGACCCCGACTGGGCCGACCCGCACGCCGAGGGTTCGGGGATCGTCGAGGCCCTGCCGTCCGGCCTCGGTCGCCTTGAGATGATCGAGGGTGCCGGGCACTACCCGCACGACCAATTCCCCGACGAGGTGGTTTCGCTCATGCTCGCCTTCCTTCCCTCCGGCACCGCCCGTGCCTAGGGCCGGGCTCAACACGGACCGGGTGGTCGCCGAGGCGGCGGAGATGGCCGACGAGGTGGGGCTGAACCAGCTCACCCTGGCGGCACTCGCGGGCCGTCTGGGGGTGCGCCAGCCGTCGCTGTACAAGCACATCGACAGTCTCGGCGCACTCCAGCAGCGCGTCACCGTGCTGGCGAAGGGTGAACTCGCCGACGTGCTGGGCCGGGCCGCCATCGGCCGGGCCCGTGACGACGCGCTGGTCGCGGTGGCGCACGCCTACCGCGCCTGGGCGATGGACCATCCGGGCCGCTACCAGGCCGCCCAGCGGCCCCCGGTCCCCGGCGACGCCGACGACGAAGCGGTCAGCGCCCGGGCCATCCAGGTGCTGGTGGCGGTGATGGACGGCTACGGCCTCGACGGTGACGACGCCATCGACGCCATCCGGGCCTTCCGGGCCGCCCTGCACGGATTCCTCTCCCTGGAGACCAGCGGCGCCTTCGCCCTCCCCGCCGGCATCGACCGCAGCTTCGACCGTCTCGTCCAGGCCGTGAAGGTGGCCCTGTCGAGCTGGAACGACGTCTCCGGATCCGGCCGCGGGACGCAGCCATGACGACGGTGTCACCCCACCGGAAGGCTCTCTCAGCGGCGGGCGTCGTCGCCGGGGCGCCACGCCGGCAGGACGCCCGCCTCGCCCCCGCCCCCGCCCCCGCCAGGGCGCCGATGACGGCCGGGGCGGTGAGGGTGCCACAGGGCTGTTGACGTGGGGAATCAAACGGAGCCGCCGTGCGCTCTGCACAAAGTGAAGAAGATTGGATTCCTCTCGTTCGGTCACTGGTCGCCGAGTGAGCACTCCGCGACCCGGACCGCCGCCGACTTCCTGCACCAGTCCATCGACCTTGCGGTCGCCGCCGAGGAGATCGGCGTGGACGGCGCGTACTTCCGCGTGCACCACTTCGCGCGGCAGGCGGGCAGCCCGTTCCCGCTGCTCTCGGCCATCGGCGCGCGGACGTCGAGGATCGAGATCGGCACCGGCGTGATCGACATGCGCTACGAGAACCCGCTGTACATGGCCGAGACCGCAGGCGCCGCCGACCTCATCTCCGGCGGCAGGCTGCAGCTCGGCATCAGCCGCGGGTCACCGGAGCAGGTGATCGACGGCTGGCGCTACTTCGGCTACGCCCCGGCGGAGGGCGAGAGTGACGCGGACATGGCGCGCCGGCACACCGAAGCGTTCCTGAAGGTGCTCGACGGGGAGGGGTTCGCGCAGCCGAGCCCGCGGCCGATGTTCGCCAACCCGCCGGGGCTGCTGCGTGTCGAGCCGCACTCCGAGGGGTTGCGCGACCGGATCTGGTGGGGCTCGGGCTCGAACGCGACCGCTGTCTGGGCGGCGGAGCTGGGGATGAACCTGCAGAGTTCCACGCTGAAGGACGACGAGACGGGCGAGCCGCTGCACGTCCAGCAGCGCAAGCAGATCGAGGCGTACCGCGAGGCGTACCGGGCGGCAGGCCACACGCGCCAGCCGCGG
Protein-coding regions in this window:
- the secY gene encoding preprotein translocase subunit SecY, with the protein product MLTAFARAFRTPDLRKKLLFTLGIIVLYRIGAHVPIPGVDYQNVQTCVDLARSGNSSLFGLLNLFSGGALLQITIFALGILPYITASIILQLLTVVIPRLEALKKEGQAGTSKITQYTRYLTVALAILQGTGLVATVRSGTLFSTCPVGSQIVPDHAVFITATMVITLAAGTTCVMWLGELITDRGIGNGMSMLVFISVAASFPGALWSIKQSGTLADGWVNLGSVVLIGFVMVGLVVFVEQAQRRIPVQYAKRVIGRKSYGGASTYIPLKVNQAGVIPVIFASSLLYIPALIAQFSSSTSGWKTWIERNFVKGDHPYYVAAYFLLIVFFAFFYVSISFNAEDVADNMKKYGGFIPGIRAGRPTAEYLSHVLNRITWPGSLYLGLIALAPTVALASYSGSNQLSGTSILIIVGVGLETVKQLESQLQQHNYEGFLR
- a CDS encoding LAETG motif-containing sortase-dependent surface protein, with product MFARYGVAAAGAAATVMMVGGTAFAAGADARAAAGPAIGDFVVAPRAVCDTGTGAAKAAITVTDKDASGTPADISVRIRLASGYDSGGDLATAHVTHPTAAGTTVRLLVDWKPGYQWNVRVTAGDLSDALTSTLPISDDTPCVVPTSAGPSASASTSAGAGGSSSSSATPSVPLDAPSTGPAAAVSPVAASGGSGLAETGGGSDTGLIAGAAAVVIAGGCGTLIAVRRRTSARH
- a CDS encoding DoxX family protein, giving the protein MFAAYVTVTIIGAVLNGAAAVTYLIGHEYPKTQADMKGVPRKWVPVLGMLLAAGTVGLAAGLAVPLLGTLAASGLVLYFIGAIAAHLRVGSRDIVGGLVFLSTAVAVLALGLAHHGPS
- a CDS encoding alpha/beta fold hydrolase, which encodes MTESLAVDGGTIAYEVAGSGPLIVLAHGLGDSRAAYRAVIPPLVAAGYRVAAVDLRGCGESSVGWADWSQRAVAGDLLAVIRHLGGPAVLVGNSISGGAATIAAAQEPSLISGVVELAPFTRKQSVGLGVLRVRRVRQGMLRLAGAGVFGSVRLWRSYLDVAYPGVRPADWDNRLGRIDSLLREPGRMKAMRGMVRSSPADAGTRLGQVRCPVLIVMGTLDPDWADPHAEGSGIVEALPSGLGRLEMIEGAGHYPHDQFPDEVVSLMLAFLPSGTARA
- a CDS encoding TetR/AcrR family transcriptional regulator; the encoded protein is MPRAGLNTDRVVAEAAEMADEVGLNQLTLAALAGRLGVRQPSLYKHIDSLGALQQRVTVLAKGELADVLGRAAIGRARDDALVAVAHAYRAWAMDHPGRYQAAQRPPVPGDADDEAVSARAIQVLVAVMDGYGLDGDDAIDAIRAFRAALHGFLSLETSGAFALPAGIDRSFDRLVQAVKVALSSWNDVSGSGRGTQP
- a CDS encoding LLM class flavin-dependent oxidoreductase yields the protein MKKIGFLSFGHWSPSEHSATRTAADFLHQSIDLAVAAEEIGVDGAYFRVHHFARQAGSPFPLLSAIGARTSRIEIGTGVIDMRYENPLYMAETAGAADLISGGRLQLGISRGSPEQVIDGWRYFGYAPAEGESDADMARRHTEAFLKVLDGEGFAQPSPRPMFANPPGLLRVEPHSEGLRDRIWWGSGSNATAVWAAELGMNLQSSTLKDDETGEPLHVQQRKQIEAYREAYRAAGHTRQPRVSVSRSIFALTDDLDRAYFGRERDSRDQVGMIDDTTRAIFGRSYAAEPDALVKQLQEDEAIQAADTLLLTIPNQLGVDYNVHVLESILTHVAPELGWR